GAACGGATCAATGGCGCTCAGTACCGCCTTCGGGTTATTCTTCGTCATAACATCATAAGAACCGTCAGGGTAGAAGATCGCATCGTTATCATCGCTGAATGCGCCCACAAGCCCGTTCCCGATATTCTGTGTAAGGGTCTCTTTATTCTCATCCAGGGCAAAATCCTTGCTGATCAGCCCTTCGTTATACAGCTTGTTCATATATTGAATGGCATCCTTGAATCCGGGCAGCAGAATCGGGTAGTCCCGGGAGCTCAGGCTCTGTGTAAACTCGAAGCGCTCCTGCTCACTAACCGGCTTGATGAAGGACCAGACCAGCGAATCATACTGCGCCGCAGCAATCGTCATGCCCAGTGGAATCACCTTGCCGCCGGTCTCACCCGGATCTTTGGTCTTGAAGGCGGTCAGTGTATTGTATAACTCCTCTGAGGTAGCCGGAACGGGAAGCCCCAGCTTATCCAGCCAATCCTGACGGATGAAGGAAGCATATTTACCTATCGTAGAGCGTTTGGCAGGAATGCTATACTGAACGCCATCGTATTGACCGTAGCGCAGAGTATCCTCGCCAAGGAACTTGGTCAGATTCTGTCCATGCTCCTTCAGCAGCGGAGTCAGATCCGTCAGCCCGCCTTGTTCGGCATATTTGTTGAAGGTTCCGGAGTCATAGGTGAAGACGATATCAGGGACATCGGTTCCGCTGGCCATCAGGACATTAAGCTTGGTCACTTCTTCCGAGCGGGGGATAGGGACGAATTCCACATCGATATTATTCGCCTTGCCGAAATTCTCTTTAACATAATTGGTGAGGAAAT
This genomic interval from Paenibacillus sp. FSL H8-0332 contains the following:
- a CDS encoding extracellular solute-binding protein, which produces MSSMVLSACSSKDSSEASGNGAAPAGSLKIEIFDRGNAPAGVTASDNFLTNYVKENFGKANNIDVEFVPIPRSEEVTKLNVLMASGTDVPDIVFTYDSGTFNKYAEQGGLTDLTPLLKEHGQNLTKFLGEDTLRYGQYDGVQYSIPAKRSTIGKYASFIRQDWLDKLGLPVPATSEELYNTLTAFKTKDPGETGGKVIPLGMTIAAAQYDSLVWSFIKPVSEQERFEFTQSLSSRDYPILLPGFKDAIQYMNKLYNEGLISKDFALDENKETLTQNIGNGLVGAFSDDNDAIFYPDGSYDVMTKNNPKAVLSAIDPFTNSEGKTAKPVSAPNGMYIMIPKSSKHAVEAIKYLDWMSADGHLQYIQNGIEGEHYKLEDGVPVSIPDLSVESSNKLSGGGDIGIIANGRIFESQEKNNEAFVKSFRTQYQEIIAKSLNISTTNPIEPVFTSRPIEAESKYGTTLSDKIKQLMVKSTMVSPGEFEVTYESMLKDYMSSGGQAILDERKAAYSEQK